The segment GCGCGGGCCATCGCCCCTCAGCGATACTGCGCGATCTCCTCCTCTCCCACGGGTCCGTACTCGTTGTTCCACGAAGTACGGACGTACGTCACGACGGCAGCGACCTCCCGGTCGTCGAGGGTGCCCCCGAAGCCGGGCATGTAGCCGTTGCCGTGAATGACCTGGCGAATGACGTACGACGCATCGGCGAGATTGTCGTTGTCGTGGATTTTGACGACGTGCGACGACAGGACTTCGTCCCCGCCGTTGCCGTGGCATGCCGCGCACACGGTGCGGTAGGTCCGAATCCCCTCGCGGTAGAGGGCGTCGAACGCCTCTTGCGACATCTCCGTGGCGCCGTCGTCGGAGGCGGACGCCTCCGGGCCGTCGACGAGCGTGCCGTCGGGTGCCACGACGAACCAGCGTTCGTCGAGGGCCTGCCCGTTGGCCGCGCCGGGCTCCGCATCTTGAGCGAAGGTGTAGAGCGGCCACCCGAAGTACGTCACGTGGTGGGCGCCGTCCGCGCGTTCGATGGTACCGACGGCGTCCGCGTCCAGGTCGTCGGCGACGTCGACGTCTCCGTCCGCGAGCAGGGGCGGCCACGCCTCGGCGCACCCGCCCACGCAGGTGCTGTCTTCCTGCGCGTCGGGGACGAAGGCGTAGAGAACGGATCCGTCGGTGGTCGTCAGGTGCGGGCCGAGCGTCGGGTGCGACGCCACCCCGAGCTGAGCGAGGGCGGATCCGAGGAGGGCGAGACCGGCCGTGGCGAGCAGGGAACGGACGTGCGCATGCATCGAAGAAAACCTCCCGGTCGAAAACACCGATCGCCGTGCGGGATCGATGCGAGGGCGTGAAAACGGCGCGATGGCTGGGGACGATGCAGACGACGTACATGCGTCACGCCCGCTCCCCACATCCGCATGAATCGAACGGGCCGAAGGTACCACAAGGCGACGGGCGTTACAATCGGGCAGAAAAATCGACCAGAGACGAACGTCCCGATCCGGGCCGCCGTCGGCGGCCGGGAGGGCTTACGCGAGCCGTTTGACCGCCGAGCGCGCCAACCGCCACAGGGCCAGATCGTCGGGGTCGCGGGGCCGTGAAAGTTGCGCCGCGACGTCCTCCTGGTGGGTGATGCGACCGGGGGGTCCGCCCATGATGACGATGCGGTCGGCGAGGATCGCCGCTTCGAGGGGATTGTGCGTCACGAACACGATGGTCAGGCCGATGTCCTCCCAGAGGTCGAGGAGTTCCTCGCGCATCGCCATCGCCGTCAGTTCGTCCAGCGCCCCGAAGGGTTCGTCCATGAACAAGACGTCCGGCTCGACGATCAGGCCGCGGGCCACCGAGACGCGTTGTTGCATCCCGATCGAGAGTTGGTGGGGGTAGTAGTCCTGGGTTCCGTCGAGCCCGACGCGATGCAACCAGGCGTCGACGCGAGGCCGTACGTGATCGTCGGGACCGTCGAGAACGAAGGCGAGATTCTCGCGTACCGTCATCCACGGGAGCAACCTCGACTCTTGGAAGACGGTCCTGACGCGCGGACGACGCCCGTCCTCGCTGCGGACCTCCACCGTGCCCCGGTCGGCGGAGATCAGGCCTGCCAGGACGTTCAGGAGCGTGGTTTTGCCACACCCGCTCGGGCCCAAGAGGCACACGAACTCGCCGTTCTCGACCTGGAGGTCGACGTCGGCGAGCGCCTCGAACCTGTGGCCGTCGGGCGCGGAGAAGCTTTTGTGAATGCCGGAGGCGACGATGGTCGTCACGTCAGGCGTCCGCTCCCGACCTAGCACGCCAACGAAAGGCGTTGCGTTGCCAGCCTCCGAGGAGGAGAAGATCGACCATCGCGAGGATCACCATCATCGTCACGCCATAGCCGAGGATCCCGACCATGTCGAACATCTGGAAGTAGAAGGAGATCTGGTACCCGACGCCGGTGGTGCGCCCCAGCAGTTCGGCCAGCACGACCATCTTCCACGCCAGCGAGAGCGAGCTGCGGGCGGTCCCGACGACGTACGGCATGACCTGCGGCAGCACCACGCGACGCCAAATGGAGACGCGGGACCGGTGGTACACCTCGGCCATCTCGACGAGGCGGTGGTCGATGGCACGCGTACCCTCACGCACCTGCACCATGATCGTGGGCAAGATCGTGACCATGAGGGCGATGACGGCGGCCGCGTCCGACAGGCCGAAGATGAGGTAACTCATCACGAACAGAAGGATTCGAGGCACCGTCAGGCCGGCGATCAACCAACCGTGCAGAAGTCGGTCGACGGTTCGCGACAGCCCCATGGCCGCGCCCAAGAGGACCCCCGCGCTCATTCCGAAGGCGAACGCGACCAGGACCCGACGCGTCGTGGCCCAGAGGTGCATCCACAGCACGCCTCGCTCGATTTCGCGCGCGACGAATTCGAAGGTCGCGACGGGCCCCGGCATGAGTTCGTCGGGCAGCGCTCCGGCCGCCACGACCCATGCCACGACGATCGACAGGTACGACGCGAGTAGGGTCCAGGGGGGTTGCGCTCCGTCCCGACGTCGCGTGGGGGGCCGCCCCGGGGGACGGCCCGGGGCGGTCATGCGCGACGACGTGATGAGAGCCCTCCGGAACCCGACATGCGTTCGACCGCCCTCAGTTGCCGGGGGCGTACTCCGTCGTGAAGGCGTCGGCCGGGATCGCGTCGATGCCGACGAGTTCCGCGCCGGCGATGTCGACGAGCCGTTCGACCAGCGACGACAGGCCGTCGATCTGGTCCTGCGTCCAGCCGTCCGGCAGGCCGGCCTCCCAGCGAGCCCGAACTTCGGGGAACGCTGCGGTGTCGGGGAGGCTGTAGAGTTCTTCGTCCAGGATCGATTGCCAGATGCCGTCCATCGAATCGGCCTTCATGCGCTCGGTCGTCTCGATCATCGCTTCGACGAACCGCGAGACCGCGACGTCGTCGGCCTCTTCGCGCGCCACGAGCACGAGGATCGGCAGATCGCTGCGCAACCCGAGGCGTTCGAGCATCTCCGTCACCATCATGACGTCGCGGTACTCCCCGGCATAGGTCATGCGGGACACGAAGTGCCAGTATGGAATGCCGGCATCGATCTCGCCATCGTCCATGAGGCCGGTCATGAGCCAAGGCGCCGCGGCGAGCGTCTCCCCGTCGGTTTGGGGATCGAAGCCGTACTGGCTGACCGTGAGCGCCCGCAGAATCAGAAGGCTCTTGTCGTCGAGGCTGGCCGCGGCGACGGTCGCGCCCTCGAGGTCTTCGATCGCTCGAATGTCGCTGTCCGCAGGGACGACGACCCCTCCGACGGCTTTCCCGTAGGGGTAGACGGTTTGCACGGCCACGCCCCGCTCGCGCATTTGCACCGCCCCGACGAAGTCGTCGACCACGACGTCGACCTCGTCGGACCGGAGGGCCAGTTCGGTGGCCTGCTTGGTGGCGTACGTGGTGGGCTGCAGGTCGAGGCCGAACTCCTCGTCGACGCCGAAGTACTGCATGGCGTGCACGACCCAACTGAACGTGCCGACGGCTTGCATGCCGACGCGCACGGTGTGCGGTTCTTGAGCAAGGGCTCCGGACGCCGCCGCGAGGGCGGCGGTGAGAGCGATGGAGCGAAGCATGCGCATGGGCGGCTCCCTTCCACGTGGAGGTGAGGCGAAGCCGGTCGTGCGACCGGCGTGTCAAGATGACGAACGTCCCTAGAGTAGCACGCCGATCGGGGGCGCCGGCCGCCCCCGTGCCGGAGTCGAGGTGGGCGTGTCGCGTCCGGAGCGGTCGCTCCCGGCCGCTCCGGTGCGAGGGGGCTCGGGGGTTCCGTGGCCGCGGGCGCGCGCCGAGGCGAGCGGAGTTCGGCCGCTCTGGTTCGAGCGTGCGCACGCGTCCAAGCTCGGGGACTCCGCGGCCACGCACGTCATGGCCACCGTCATTTCGCCCCTCACGTACGTCCTCGCGACGTTCCCCGCCTGGAGTCGCTCGACGATGCACCCCACCTTCACCGACGCCTGGCCGGACCCCCCTCACGTCATCGCCCACCGTGGCGGCGGCGCCCTCGCGCCCGAATCGACCCTCGCCGCGTTCGACCTCGCGGCGCGGCTGGGCGTGGACGCGCTCGAGTTGGACGTCCACCTGTCCGCCGACGGCGAGCTCGTCGTGATCCACGACGCCACGGTCGACCGCACCACCGACGGGGTGGGCGCCGTCGCCGACCTGACGTGGCCGGAGCTTGCCCGCCTCGACGCCGCAGCGGCGTGGCCGCCGCCGGGGGGTGGCCCCCCGACGTACCG is part of the Trueperaceae bacterium genome and harbors:
- a CDS encoding ABC transporter ATP-binding protein → MTTIVASGIHKSFSAPDGHRFEALADVDLQVENGEFVCLLGPSGCGKTTLLNVLAGLISADRGTVEVRSEDGRRPRVRTVFQESRLLPWMTVRENLAFVLDGPDDHVRPRVDAWLHRVGLDGTQDYYPHQLSIGMQQRVSVARGLIVEPDVLFMDEPFGALDELTAMAMREELLDLWEDIGLTIVFVTHNPLEAAILADRIVIMGGPPGRITHQEDVAAQLSRPRDPDDLALWRLARSAVKRLA
- a CDS encoding c-type cytochrome, producing MHAHVRSLLATAGLALLGSALAQLGVASHPTLGPHLTTTDGSVLYAFVPDAQEDSTCVGGCAEAWPPLLADGDVDVADDLDADAVGTIERADGAHHVTYFGWPLYTFAQDAEPGAANGQALDERWFVVAPDGTLVDGPEASASDDGATEMSQEAFDALYREGIRTYRTVCAACHGNGGDEVLSSHVVKIHDNDNLADASYVIRQVIHGNGYMPGFGGTLDDREVAAVVTYVRTSWNNEYGPVGEEEIAQYR
- a CDS encoding PhnD/SsuA/transferrin family substrate-binding protein encodes the protein MRMLRSIALTAALAAASGALAQEPHTVRVGMQAVGTFSWVVHAMQYFGVDEEFGLDLQPTTYATKQATELALRSDEVDVVVDDFVGAVQMRERGVAVQTVYPYGKAVGGVVVPADSDIRAIEDLEGATVAAASLDDKSLLILRALTVSQYGFDPQTDGETLAAAPWLMTGLMDDGEIDAGIPYWHFVSRMTYAGEYRDVMMVTEMLERLGLRSDLPILVLVAREEADDVAVSRFVEAMIETTERMKADSMDGIWQSILDEELYSLPDTAAFPEVRARWEAGLPDGWTQDQIDGLSSLVERLVDIAGAELVGIDAIPADAFTTEYAPGN
- a CDS encoding ABC transporter permease subunit, with translation MAWVVAAGALPDELMPGPVATFEFVAREIERGVLWMHLWATTRRVLVAFAFGMSAGVLLGAAMGLSRTVDRLLHGWLIAGLTVPRILLFVMSYLIFGLSDAAAVIALMVTILPTIMVQVREGTRAIDHRLVEMAEVYHRSRVSIWRRVVLPQVMPYVVGTARSSLSLAWKMVVLAELLGRTTGVGYQISFYFQMFDMVGILGYGVTMMVILAMVDLLLLGGWQRNAFRWRARSGADA